From one Thamnophis elegans isolate rThaEle1 chromosome 7, rThaEle1.pri, whole genome shotgun sequence genomic stretch:
- the LOC116511842 gene encoding histone H3, producing MARTKQTARKSTGGKAPRKQLATKAARKSAPATGGVKKPHRYRPGTVALREIRRYQKSTELLIRKLPFQRLVREIAQDFKTDLRFQSSAVMALQEASEAYLVGLFEDTNLCAIHAKRVTIMPKDIQLARRIRGERA from the coding sequence ATGGCTCGGACGAAGCAGACGGCTCGAAAGTCAACTGGCGGCAAAGCGCCCCGCAAGCAGCTGGCGACCAAGGCTGCCCGTAAGAGCGCGCCCGCTACGGGCGGCGTGAAGAAACCTCACCGCTACCGCCCGGGCACCGTCGCCCTGCGAGAGATCCGCCGCTACCAGAAGTCCACCGAGCTGCTGATCCGCAAGCTACCCTTCCAGCGGCTGGTGCGGGAAATCGCCCAGGACTTCAAGACCGATCTGCGCTTCCAGAGCTCGGCCGTCATGGCGCTGCAGGAGGCGAGCGAAGCCTACCTGGTGGGGCTGTTCGAGGACACCAATCTGTGCGCCATTCACGCCAAGAGGGTGACCATCATGCCCAAGGACATTCAACTGGCGCGCCGCATCCGCGGGGAGAGAGCTTAG
- the WBP11 gene encoding WW domain-binding protein 11, producing MGRRSTSSTKSGKFMNPTDQARKEARKRELKKNKKQRMMVRAAVLKMKDPKQIIRDMEKLDEMEFNPVQQPQLNEKVLKDKRKKLRETFERILRLYEKENPDIYKELRKLEVEYEQKRSQLSQYFDAVKNAQHVEVESIPLPDMPHAPSNILIQDIPLPGAQPPSILKKTSAYGPPVRPLTVLPPPGHGVPRLPPGRKPPGPPPGPPPPQVLQMYGRKVGFTVEMPPRRRDEDMSYSPETGRRGHDDDASSTSEDEGYPDDMDQDKHDDTTDDSDSERSDADSEGEEFMHLDDSAEREGGEDKKSGHSVRFADIPGKSRKKKKNLKELTPLQAMMLRMAGQEIPEGGKEIEEYSEEDDDDDEDDSDAEDSQQQQQQQNTEESHSEIGSSTPSQTNPPQQQPPPQPVPPTQIQAPPMPGPPPLGPPPAPPLRPPGPPTGLPPGPPPGAPPFLRPPGLPGLRGPLPRLLPPGPPPGRPPGPPPGPPPGLPPGPPPRGPPPRLPPPAPPGIPPPRPGMLRPPLVPPPGLFPPAPIPNPGVLSAPPSLIQRPKADDTSAATIEKKATATISAKPQITNPKAEITRFVPTALRVRRENKGTAASVLRKPDDEPSVQITKTTPKAGSSAPVSVQTKDDVYEAFMKEMEGLL from the exons ATGGGAAGGAGATCAACATCTTCCACTAAGAGTGGGAAGTTCATGAACCCCACTGACCAAGCTA GAAAGGAGGCCCGGAAAAGAGAACTGAAGAAG AACAAAAAGCAGCGCATGATGGTGCGCGCAGCAGTGCTAAAGATGAAGGATCCCAAACAAATCATTCGAGACATGGAGAAACTTGATGAAATGG AATTTAATCCAGTACAACAGCCTCAATTAAATGAAAAGGTGCTTAAGGACAAGCGTAAGAAACTGCGTGAAACTTTTGAGCGTATCCTGCGACTATATGAGAAGGAGAATCCAGACATTTATAAGGAGTTGCGCAAGTTAGAGGTGGAATATGAACAGAAAAGATCACAGCTCAGTCAGTACTTTGATGCTGTAAAG AATGCTCAGCATGTTGAGGTGGAGAGCATCCCCCTGCCTGACATGCCTCATGCTCCTTCCAACATCCTCATTCAAGACATCCCTCTACCTGGAGCTCAGCCTCCTTCCATTCTCAAAAAGACATCAGCCTATGG GCCTCCTGTCAGGCCTCTTACTGTACTTCCACCTCCTGGGCATGGTGTACCCCGTCTACCTCCTGGTCGGAAGCCCCCTGGACCTCCACCAGGACCACCACCACCTCAGGTTTTGCAGATGTATGGACGTAAAGTAGGATTCACTGTTGAAATGCCTCCTCGGAGAAGAGATGAAGACATGTCTTATAGTCCAGAGACAG GTCGAAGAGGCCATGATGATGATGCTTCCAGTACAAGTGAAGATGAGGGATACCCTGACGATATGGATCAGGACAAGCATGATGACACTACTGATGACAGTGATAGTGAAAGAAGTGATGCTGACAGTGAAGGGGAAGAGTTCATGCATCTTGATGACAGTGCTGAAAGGGAAGGAGGTGAAGACAAGAAATCTG GTCATAGTGTACGTTTTGCTGACATTCCtggaaaatcaagaaaaaagaagaagaacctGAAGGAACTCACACCACTTCAAGCAATGATGTTGCGGATGGCtg GTCAGGAAATTCCTGAGGGTGGCAAAGAGATAGAAGAATATTCTGAAgaggatgatgatgacgatgaagaTGACTCTGATGCAGAGGATtctcagcaacagcagcagcagcaaaacacAGAAGAGTCACACTCAGAGATAGGATCTTCAACGCCTTCTCAAACAAATCCGCCCCAGCAGCAACCTCCACCTCAGCCTGTCCCTCCAACTCAGATCCAAGCACCCCCGATGCCTGGGCCACCCCCTCTTGGACCACCTCCTGCACCACCTTTGAGACCACCAGGGCCTCCTACAGGCCTTCCTCCTGGACCCCCTCCAG GTGCTCCTCCTTTCTTAAGACCACCTGGATTGCCTGGACTCCGTGGACCTTTGCCACGGCTTTTACCTCCTGGTCCTCCACCTGGTCGGCCACCTGGCCCCCCTCCTGGCCCCCCTCCTGGTTTGCCTCCTGGCCCCCCTCCTAGGGGGCCCCCTCCTCGTCTGCCACCTCCAGCTCCTCCAG GTATTCCACCTCCTCGTCCAGGCATGTTGCGCCCTCCTTTGGTTCCTCCACCTGGTTTATTCCCACCTGCTCCCATTCCAAATCCAGGTGTATTGAGCGCTCCCCCCAGCTTGATTCAGCGCCCCAAGGCAGATGATACCAGTGCAGCCACCATTGAGAAGAAAGCCACAGCAACTATTAGTGCCAAGCCACAGATTACAAACCCCAAGGCTGAGATCACCCGGTTTGTGCCTACAGCTCTTCGAGTTCGGCGAGAGAATAAGGGAACAGCTGCGTCTGTCCTGAGAAAACCTGATGATGAGCCTTCTGTTCAGATAACCAAAACAACTCCTAAGGCTGGCTCATCTGCCCCTGTTTCTGTGCAGACCAAGGATGATGTTTATGAAGCTTTTATGAAGGAGATGGAGGGGCTTCTGTGA
- the LOC116510973 gene encoding uncharacterized protein LOC116510973 translates to MQSIFCGGGKEEKLVKASRDMYDCVYIFVSSTNTAFRMLNELLGSKLAIITVRENLSIKENLQLLQSALKEMQMLVDLKDKDFQEKVEVNLYSQLILPALSTDEKIRVIKDIYHQYNGTFENICGPICAVIIKHGNFLETLEIALRNLVNTPVLSLQVSELLMTKEEIAKALPDFSPCSSKSSPPVKQKAHSFSVPSSFSLTRFMRIIHCRHTSKDSVQMAAEIMAEAVQTLRPSCEHFQRFIKVADEYVTLIIDKRQ, encoded by the coding sequence ATGCAGTCCATTTTTtgtggaggaggaaaggaggagaagctaGTCAAGGCCAGCCGCGATATGTATGACTGTGTCtacatttttgtttcttctaCCAACACTGCATTCCGAATGCTCAACGAATTGCTTGGAAGTAAATTAGCCATAATTACAGTACGGGAAAACCTTAGCATCAAGGAAAATCTTCAGCTTCTACAGAGTGCTCTGAAAGAGATGCAGATGCTAGTAGACTTGAAAGACAAAGATTTCCAGGAAAAAGTTGAAGTTAATTTATATTCTCAACTTATTCTGCCAGCCCTTTCCACTGATGAAAAAATCAGGGTTATAAAAGATATATATCATCAATATAATGGCACTTTTGAAAATATCTGTGGTCCCATTTGTGCTGTTATAATTAAGCATGGTAATTTCCTTGAAACGCTTGAGATTGCTCTTCGGAATTTAGTGAATACGCCCGTGCTGTCTCTTCAAGTGAGTGAGCTTCTCATGACCAAAGAAGAAATTGCTAAAGCACTTCCAGACTTCAGTCCCTGTTCATCTAAAAGTTCACCACCAGTCAAACAGAAAGCCCACAGTTTTTCTGTTCCCAGTTCTTTTTCACTTACTAGATTCATGCGGATAATTCATTGTAGACACACATCTAAGGATTCCGTTCAGATGGCTGCAGAAATCATGGCAGAAGCTGTTCAGACTTTGAGACCATCTTGTGAACATTTCCAAAGATTTATTAAGGTGGCTGACGAGTATGTCACATTGATCATTGACAAAAGGCAATAA